In one Polaribacter sp. ALD11 genomic region, the following are encoded:
- a CDS encoding thioesterase family protein, with amino-acid sequence MKKSSTKTRIRYSETDQMGVVYHGNYAQFFELGRTEWLRSLGVTYKDMELSGIMLPVISIRFNFIKSALYDDVLTIHTFLKKKPMVKIEFDYEIKNQKDELICTGNSVLAFMNSKTMKPTRCPDYLLESLGF; translated from the coding sequence TTGAAAAAATCATCAACAAAAACTAGAATTAGATACTCTGAAACCGACCAAATGGGCGTTGTTTATCACGGCAACTACGCTCAATTTTTCGAATTAGGAAGAACAGAATGGTTGCGTTCTTTAGGTGTCACTTACAAAGATATGGAATTGAGTGGAATAATGCTTCCTGTAATTTCGATACGTTTTAATTTTATAAAATCTGCGTTATATGACGACGTTTTAACCATACATACTTTCTTAAAAAAGAAACCAATGGTAAAGATTGAATTTGATTATGAAATCAAAAATCAGAAAGATGAATTGATTTGTACCGGAAATTCTGTTTTGGCTTTTATGAATTCTAAAACGATGAAACCAACTCGTTGTCCTGATTACTTATTAGAAAGTTTAGGCTTTTAG